One window from the genome of Cryptomeria japonica chromosome 6, Sugi_1.0, whole genome shotgun sequence encodes:
- the LOC131876561 gene encoding secreted RxLR effector protein 161-like, whose protein sequence is MNCKSAPTPIVTGLKLSKDDKGANVNPTLYKKLVGSLMYLIATRPDIMFGVSLISRFMESPKVTHWNVGKRILKYVSGTKNYGIFYSRSNDFKLVGYTDSDCAGSIDDRKSTSGYAFHFGSGIVSWASKKQTIVTLSSTEAEYVAATWAACQVVWMRRMLK, encoded by the coding sequence ATGAATTGCAAATCAGCACCAACACCAATAGTGACAGGTTTAAAGTTGAGTAAAGATGACAAAGGAGCTAATGTAAATCCAACTTTGTATAAGAAACTTGTTGGTAGTCTCATGTATCTAATAGCCACAAGGCCAGATATAATGTTTGGAGTTAGTCTCATTTCAAGGTTCATGGAGTCTCCAAAAGTTACACATTGGAATGTTggaaaaagaattttgaaatatgttagtggAACAAAAAATTATGGAATATTTTACTCAAGGTCAAATGATTTCAAGCTGGTAGGATACACGGATAGTGATTGTGCTGGTagcatagatgataggaagagcacttcaggcTATGCTTTTCATTTTGGATCAGGCATAGTATCATGGGCTTCAAAGAAACAAACAATTGTTACTCTTTCATcaactgaagcagagtatgtagcagcTACATGGGCAGCGTGTCAAGTGGTTTGGATGAGAAGAATGTTGAAATAA
- the LOC131052589 gene encoding receptor protein-tyrosine kinase CEPR1 codes for MEVETLGSIRHTNIVKLYCCLSNKHSNLIVYEYMKNGSLWNRLHGENRGSTLDWQTRYKILLGIAYGLAYLHHDCVPAIVHRDVKSSNILLGEDMEPCLADFGVSKCLQVSGKGNSTAVIAGTHGYIAPALGLC; via the exons ATGGAGGTGGAAACATTGGGATCTATCAGGCACACAAATATAGTGAAGCTGTATTGCTGCTTGTCCAACAAACACTCAAATCTCATTGTATATGAGTACATGAAAAATGGCAGTTTGTGGAACAGATTGCATGGGGAAAATAGGGGTTCAACATTAGATTGGCAGACACGCTATAAAATATTGTTGGGAATAGCTTATGGGTTGGCCTACTTGCATCATGACTGTGTTCCTGCTATTGTTCACAGAGACGTGAAATCCAGTAACATATTGTTGGGTGAAGACATGGAACCCTGTTTAGCTGATTTTGGTGTCTCTAAATGCCTTCAAGTCAGTGGAAAGGGGAATTCTACAGCTGTCATAGCAGGCACTCATGGCTACATTGCTCCAG CTTTGGGGTTGTGTTGA